The Mycolicibacterium mageritense genome contains a region encoding:
- the ipdF gene encoding (5R,7aS)-5-hydroxy-7a-methyl-1-oxo-2,3,5,6,7,7a-hexahydro-1H-indene-carboxyl-CoA reductase has product MTDLSIAPEEVEGHGLLAGKVVLVTAAAGTGIGSSTARRALLEGADVVVSDYHERRLGETRDQLANLGLGKVEAVVCDVTSTEAVDALIARSVEKMGRLDVLVNNAGLGGETPLIDMTDDEWDRVLNVTLNSVMRATRAALRYFRDVEHGGVIVNNASVLGWRAQHSQSHYAAAKAGVMALTRCSAIEAVEYGVRINAVSPSIARHKFLERSASADLLDRLSSDEAFGRAAEPWEVASTIAFLASDYSSYLTGEVISVSSQRA; this is encoded by the coding sequence ATGACCGATCTGTCCATCGCTCCCGAAGAGGTTGAGGGCCACGGCCTATTGGCGGGCAAGGTCGTCCTCGTCACCGCGGCCGCAGGCACCGGCATCGGTTCGTCCACCGCGCGCCGCGCCCTGCTGGAGGGGGCCGACGTCGTGGTGTCCGACTACCACGAGCGCCGCCTGGGGGAAACGCGCGACCAGTTGGCCAATCTGGGGCTCGGCAAGGTCGAGGCTGTGGTCTGCGACGTCACCTCGACCGAAGCGGTCGACGCACTCATCGCCCGGTCGGTCGAGAAGATGGGCCGCCTCGACGTTTTGGTCAACAACGCCGGCCTCGGCGGTGAAACCCCGCTGATCGACATGACCGACGACGAGTGGGACCGCGTCCTCAACGTCACGCTCAACTCGGTCATGCGGGCCACCCGCGCCGCGCTGCGGTATTTCCGGGACGTCGAGCACGGCGGCGTGATCGTCAACAACGCGAGCGTGTTGGGCTGGCGCGCACAGCATTCCCAGTCGCACTATGCCGCCGCCAAGGCCGGCGTCATGGCGTTGACCCGGTGCAGCGCAATCGAAGCCGTCGAGTACGGCGTGCGGATCAACGCCGTCTCGCCGAGCATCGCACGGCACAAATTCCTGGAGCGCTCGGCTTCTGCGGACCTGTTGGATCGGCTCTCTTCCGATGAAGCGTTCGGCCGCGCTGCCGAGCCGTGGGAGGTCGCGTCGACCATTGCGTTCCTGGCCAGCGACTACTCGAGCTACCTGACCGGCGAGGTCATCTCGGTGTCGAGCCAGCGGGCCTAG
- a CDS encoding VWA domain-containing protein yields the protein MTDDIVPDERDRRWRLVLGSDAESLPSLQGGDVEMDKALSALYDRKGGLGGSAPKVARWLGDIRNYFPSTVVQVMQQDAIERLNLRMLLLEPEMMDSVVPDLSLATTLITLGEAIPDESKASARALVRKVVEDIERRIADGTRATLRGALSRSARTNRPLASDIDWNRTIARNLKTFQPDLNTIIPERLVGFRRAGRSVTKDIVLAIDQSGSMAESIVYSAVFGAVIASMRSLRTSLVVFDTEVVDLTDLLDDPVDVLFGTQLGGGTDINRAIAYCQTLITRPADSIFVLISDLYEGGVRDEMLARVKQLVDAGVTVVVLLALSDSGAPSFDREIAADLAAMEIPAFASTPDAFPELLALAITKGDIRGWADRTGLAQRGMEQT from the coding sequence ATGACTGACGACATCGTCCCCGACGAACGCGACCGCCGCTGGCGGCTCGTGCTGGGCTCGGACGCGGAGTCGCTGCCGAGCCTGCAGGGCGGTGACGTCGAGATGGACAAGGCACTGTCCGCGCTGTACGACCGCAAGGGTGGGCTCGGCGGATCAGCGCCCAAGGTGGCCCGCTGGTTGGGCGACATCCGAAACTACTTCCCCAGCACCGTGGTTCAGGTCATGCAGCAGGACGCCATCGAACGGCTCAACCTGCGCATGCTGCTGCTCGAACCCGAGATGATGGACAGCGTCGTCCCGGATCTGTCGCTGGCCACCACGCTGATCACGCTCGGAGAGGCCATCCCCGACGAGTCGAAGGCCTCGGCGCGGGCCCTGGTCCGTAAGGTCGTCGAGGACATCGAGCGGCGCATCGCCGACGGCACCCGAGCCACGCTGCGCGGCGCGCTATCGCGCAGCGCGCGGACCAACCGGCCGTTGGCCTCCGACATCGACTGGAACCGCACCATCGCCCGGAATCTGAAAACCTTTCAGCCCGATCTCAACACGATCATCCCCGAACGGCTGGTCGGGTTTCGCCGGGCCGGGCGATCGGTCACCAAGGACATCGTGTTGGCCATCGACCAGTCGGGCTCGATGGCGGAATCGATCGTGTACTCAGCGGTTTTCGGCGCGGTGATCGCGTCGATGCGGTCCCTGCGCACGTCGCTCGTGGTGTTCGACACCGAAGTCGTCGACCTCACCGACCTGCTCGACGATCCTGTCGACGTGCTGTTCGGCACCCAGCTCGGTGGCGGCACGGACATCAACCGGGCCATCGCCTACTGCCAGACGCTGATCACGCGGCCCGCCGACAGCATCTTCGTGCTGATCTCCGACCTCTACGAGGGCGGCGTGCGCGACGAGATGCTGGCCCGCGTCAAGCAACTCGTCGACGCGGGAGTGACCGTGGTGGTGCTACTGGCGCTGTCCGACTCGGGCGCGCCGTCGTTCGACCGGGAGATCGCCGCCGACCTCGCCGCCATGGAGATCCCCGCGTTCGCGAGCACGCCCGACGCGTTTCCCGAGCTGCTGGCGCTGGCCATCACCAAGGGCGACATCCGCGGCTGGGCGGACCGGACCGGTCTGGCGCAGCGCGGGATGGAGCAGACCTAG